One segment of Streptomyces bathyalis DNA contains the following:
- a CDS encoding winged helix-turn-helix transcriptional regulator, with translation MEWLEASTENCPVQISLGVVGEKWTLLILRDACNGVRRFDDFRRHIGLSEAILSNRLRKLTAAGILKTVPYQEPGSRSRNEYRVTRKGWDLWPVLVALKQWGEVYGDDSSEPVLDLRHDECGAPVRVVVECTEGHTELTPSEATAMPGPGARMR, from the coding sequence ATGGAGTGGCTTGAGGCGAGCACCGAGAACTGTCCGGTTCAGATCTCGCTGGGTGTGGTCGGAGAGAAATGGACGCTGCTGATCCTGCGCGACGCCTGCAACGGAGTCCGCCGCTTCGACGACTTCCGCCGCCACATCGGTCTGTCGGAGGCGATCCTCAGCAACCGGCTCCGGAAGCTGACCGCCGCCGGCATCTTGAAGACCGTGCCCTACCAGGAGCCCGGCAGCCGATCCCGCAACGAATACCGCGTGACCCGCAAGGGGTGGGACCTGTGGCCCGTCCTCGTGGCGTTGAAGCAGTGGGGAGAGGTCTACGGTGACGACTCGTCAGAGCCGGTTCTCGACCTTCGGCACGACGAGTGCGGCGCCCCTGTGAGGGTGGTTGTCGAGTGCACCGAGGGGCACACCGAGCTGACCCCATCCGAGGCGACCGCCATGCCGGGCCCTGGCGCCCGGATGCGCTGA